Proteins from one Streptomyces sp. NBC_00390 genomic window:
- a CDS encoding glutamate--cysteine ligase: MGRDVPAMVFTRDDRRRYRSKMQHCLDAFARMLREEQFEFERPQVGLEIELNLVDATGQPAMRSTEVLDAIADPAWSSELGRFNLEINIPPRTRLTAGGPDSWEQEIRDALNHAEERAAALGAHLMMIGILPTLRQSDVSGAALSENPRYRLLNEQVFAARGEDLRIELDGVDRLRTYADTITPEAACTSTQFHLQVSPDEFPRYWNAAQAIAGVQVALAANSPFLFGNELWRETRIPLFEQATDTRPEEIKVQGVRPRVWFGERWITSVFDLFEENVRYFPALLPLCEKEDPLDKLDSGGVPDLGELTLHNGTIYRWNRPVYAVAGGEPHLRVENRVLPAGPTVADTLANGAFYYGLTRALVEEERPVWSRMSFSAAEENLHTAARHGIDARLYWPGAGEVPAAELVLRRLLPLAHQGLEISGMDAAWREPLLGIIEQRCVTGRNGALWQSEMVHHIEGGGQVDRHEALRRMTLHYMEYMHLNAPAHTWPVD, encoded by the coding sequence ATGGGACGAGATGTCCCGGCGATGGTGTTCACCCGTGACGACCGGCGCCGGTACCGCAGCAAGATGCAGCACTGCCTCGATGCGTTCGCGCGGATGCTGCGTGAGGAACAGTTCGAGTTCGAACGGCCCCAGGTGGGTCTGGAGATCGAACTGAACCTGGTGGACGCCACCGGGCAGCCCGCGATGCGCAGCACCGAGGTGCTCGACGCGATCGCCGATCCCGCCTGGTCGAGCGAGCTCGGCCGGTTCAATCTGGAGATCAACATCCCGCCGCGCACCCGGCTGACCGCGGGCGGCCCCGATTCCTGGGAACAGGAGATCCGGGACGCGCTGAACCACGCCGAGGAGCGGGCGGCGGCGCTGGGGGCGCACCTGATGATGATCGGGATTCTGCCGACACTGCGGCAGAGCGATGTGAGCGGGGCGGCGCTGTCGGAGAATCCGCGGTACCGGCTGCTGAACGAGCAGGTCTTCGCGGCCCGCGGGGAGGATCTGCGGATCGAGCTGGACGGGGTGGACCGGCTGCGGACGTACGCGGACACGATCACGCCGGAGGCCGCGTGCACCAGCACCCAGTTCCATCTCCAGGTCTCGCCCGACGAGTTCCCGCGCTACTGGAACGCCGCCCAGGCGATCGCCGGTGTGCAGGTGGCGCTGGCGGCGAACTCGCCCTTCCTGTTCGGCAACGAGCTGTGGCGCGAGACCCGGATCCCCCTGTTCGAGCAGGCCACCGACACCCGGCCGGAAGAGATCAAGGTGCAGGGTGTGCGGCCCCGGGTCTGGTTCGGCGAGCGGTGGATCACCAGCGTCTTCGATCTCTTCGAGGAGAACGTGCGCTACTTCCCCGCGCTGCTGCCCCTGTGCGAGAAGGAGGACCCGCTGGACAAGCTCGACAGCGGCGGCGTCCCCGATCTGGGCGAGCTCACCCTGCACAACGGCACGATCTACCGCTGGAACCGTCCGGTGTACGCCGTCGCCGGCGGCGAACCGCATCTGCGGGTCGAGAACCGCGTGCTGCCCGCCGGGCCCACGGTGGCCGACACCCTGGCGAACGGCGCCTTCTACTACGGACTGACGCGCGCCCTCGTCGAAGAGGAGCGGCCGGTGTGGTCGCGGATGTCCTTCTCGGCGGCGGAGGAGAACCTGCACACCGCGGCACGGCACGGGATCGACGCGCGCCTGTACTGGCCGGGCGCGGGTGAGGTGCCGGCCGCCGAACTCGTCCTGCGGCGCCTGCTGCCGCTGGCACACCAGGGGCTCGAGATCTCCGGCATGGACGCCGCCTGGCGGGAACCGCTGCTCGGGATCATCGAGCAGCGCTGTGTCACCGGCCGCAACGGCGCCTTGTGGCAGTCGGAGATGGTCCACCACATCGAGGGCGGCGGGCAGGTCGACCGTCATGAGGCGCTGCGGCGCATGACGCTGCACTACATGGAGTACATGCATCTCAACGCCCCGGCGCACACCTGGCCGGTCGACTGA
- a CDS encoding glycoside hydrolase family 15 protein: protein MRRYPPIAEHGLVGNMRTAALVSSEGVVDWFCAPRFDAPSLFGGLLDHDRGGLFALTCDAPGTTVRQLYLPDTAVLVTRFLTPDGVGEVVDFVPVDGHDDPSAPTRLVRVLRVTRGTVRFTLTCRPRFDYGRAPHRLRLEPGQAHFSAAGTQARLETVGTGTLTLERDADDVHGSVVLNQGEGAAVVLTVYADGDEQPAPATEAGVWHDFQATRDFWHDWTRRSRYRGRWQHMVNRSAITLKLLTYAPTGAPVAAVTMGLPEQIGGERNWDYRYTWIRDASLSVRVLLDLGLDEEANAFRRWLSERLTGDRTVTGEPLQIMYRVDGDPHLDEEILGHLEGYRGSAPVRLGNGAADQLQLDIYGEAVYALAQARDVTQFVGYDGWRKFAEFLDWLSTRWDRPDEGIWETRGGRQHFTYSRLMCWVAFDRGVRLATELARPAPVAAWTAVRDQILEQVMERGWSTRRRAFVQHYDSEVLDASLLLMPMVGFLSPKEPRWLSTLDAMEEELVSDSLVYRYDPGASPDGLRGSEGTFSMCSFLYVAALARAGRLTVARYAFDKMLTYANHVGLFAEEIGPVGEQLGNFPQAFTHLALITAAMELDTALDKAEAAKDR, encoded by the coding sequence ATGCGCCGTTACCCTCCGATCGCGGAGCACGGTCTCGTAGGGAACATGCGCACCGCCGCGCTGGTGTCGTCCGAGGGTGTCGTCGACTGGTTCTGCGCGCCGCGCTTCGACGCGCCGAGCCTGTTCGGGGGGCTGCTCGACCACGACCGCGGCGGCCTCTTCGCCCTCACCTGCGACGCCCCGGGCACCACCGTGCGGCAGCTCTATCTCCCCGACACGGCTGTTCTGGTCACCCGGTTCCTCACCCCCGACGGTGTCGGCGAGGTCGTCGACTTCGTGCCGGTCGACGGGCACGACGACCCCTCTGCGCCCACCCGGCTGGTCAGGGTGCTGCGGGTCACCCGCGGCACCGTCCGCTTCACCCTCACCTGCCGGCCCCGCTTCGACTACGGGCGCGCCCCCCACCGCCTGCGTCTGGAGCCCGGGCAGGCCCACTTCTCGGCCGCCGGTACCCAGGCCCGGCTGGAGACCGTGGGCACCGGGACCCTGACCCTGGAACGCGACGCCGACGACGTGCACGGCTCGGTGGTGCTCAATCAGGGGGAGGGGGCGGCCGTCGTGCTGACCGTGTACGCGGACGGGGACGAGCAGCCTGCCCCGGCCACGGAAGCCGGCGTGTGGCACGACTTCCAGGCGACCCGCGATTTCTGGCACGACTGGACCCGGCGCAGCCGCTACCGCGGCCGCTGGCAGCACATGGTCAACCGCTCCGCCATCACCCTCAAGCTGCTCACCTATGCGCCCACCGGTGCTCCCGTCGCGGCGGTCACCATGGGGCTTCCGGAACAGATCGGCGGCGAGCGCAACTGGGACTACCGCTACACCTGGATCCGCGATGCCTCCCTGTCGGTCAGAGTCCTGCTGGACCTCGGGCTCGACGAGGAGGCGAACGCCTTCCGCCGCTGGCTGAGCGAGCGTCTGACCGGCGACCGGACCGTCACCGGAGAACCCCTGCAGATCATGTACCGCGTGGACGGCGATCCCCACCTTGACGAGGAGATCCTCGGGCATCTCGAGGGCTACCGCGGTTCCGCCCCCGTACGGCTCGGCAACGGAGCCGCCGATCAGCTGCAGCTCGACATCTACGGCGAAGCGGTCTACGCGCTCGCCCAGGCCCGGGACGTCACGCAGTTCGTCGGCTACGACGGCTGGCGGAAGTTCGCCGAGTTCCTCGACTGGCTGTCCACCCGCTGGGACCGGCCCGACGAGGGCATCTGGGAGACCCGCGGCGGCCGGCAGCACTTCACGTACAGCCGTCTGATGTGCTGGGTGGCCTTCGACCGTGGTGTGCGGCTGGCGACGGAGCTGGCCCGCCCGGCCCCCGTGGCCGCCTGGACCGCCGTCCGCGACCAGATTCTGGAACAGGTCATGGAGCGCGGCTGGAGCACCCGTCGCAGGGCCTTCGTCCAGCACTACGACAGCGAAGTGCTCGATGCCTCCCTGCTGTTGATGCCCATGGTCGGCTTTCTGTCACCCAAGGAGCCGCGCTGGCTGTCGACACTCGACGCCATGGAGGAGGAACTGGTCTCCGACAGTCTTGTCTACCGCTACGACCCCGGTGCGTCCCCCGACGGACTGCGTGGGAGCGAGGGCACGTTCTCCATGTGCAGCTTCCTGTACGTCGCTGCCCTCGCACGCGCCGGACGGCTCACCGTGGCCCGTTACGCCTTCGACAAGATGCTCACCTATGCCAACCATGTCGGTCTGTTCGCCGAGGAGATCGGCCCGGTCGGCGAGCAGCTCGGCAACTTCCCCCAGGCGTTCACGCATCTCGCACTGATCACCGCCGCCATGGAGCTCGACACCGCACTCGACAAGGCGGAGGCGGCAAAGGACCGTTGA
- a CDS encoding DUF6896 domain-containing protein, whose translation MEQVGAARDLVLGYVRALNAIDEAMRAANPSLERLADVVGLARSRRISRSDHIGTYSYKVHGAGCRFVSDNGADVDVDFAADGSEVFDFWRLRWYGLSLPEPLDVTDQDLRSAVQSLQPLLNEVRPGWFSVAN comes from the coding sequence ATGGAACAGGTTGGGGCTGCGCGAGACCTCGTGCTCGGTTACGTCCGCGCTCTGAACGCGATTGATGAGGCCATGAGGGCGGCGAACCCCTCGCTCGAGCGACTGGCGGACGTCGTCGGCCTGGCCCGTTCACGCCGGATCAGCCGGAGTGATCACATCGGCACCTACTCCTACAAGGTTCACGGAGCAGGGTGCCGCTTCGTGAGCGACAACGGCGCTGACGTCGATGTGGACTTCGCAGCCGACGGGAGCGAAGTCTTCGACTTCTGGCGGCTGCGCTGGTATGGGCTGAGCCTGCCGGAGCCTCTTGACGTCACGGATCAGGACCTGCGGTCCGCAGTGCAATCGCTGCAACCGCTTCTGAATGAGGTGCGGCCGGGGTGGTTCAGCGTAGCCAACTGA
- a CDS encoding TetR/AcrR family transcriptional regulator — translation MDSAVARERALDAAEELFYARGIQAVGMDAVRAASGVSLKRLYQLFPAKEALVEAYLLRRDVRWRQRLADRVDRHQDPRERILAVYDRLHEWFSEPGFHGCAWINSFGELGATSPRVAELARAHKQAVRDYLRTLVSDAGLPADTADPLHLLAEGAMTTAAIFGSPEPALQAKKAAARLLDAAR, via the coding sequence ATGGACAGCGCAGTCGCCAGGGAACGGGCATTGGACGCAGCCGAGGAGCTGTTCTATGCACGAGGCATCCAGGCCGTCGGCATGGACGCCGTCCGGGCCGCGTCCGGTGTCTCCCTCAAGCGCCTCTACCAGCTCTTTCCCGCCAAGGAAGCGCTCGTCGAGGCGTATCTGCTGCGGCGTGACGTCCGCTGGCGGCAGCGGCTCGCCGACCGCGTCGACCGCCACCAGGATCCGCGCGAGCGCATCCTCGCCGTCTACGACCGGCTCCACGAGTGGTTCAGCGAGCCCGGCTTCCACGGCTGTGCCTGGATCAACAGCTTCGGGGAGCTCGGTGCCACCTCGCCCCGCGTCGCGGAGCTTGCCCGCGCCCACAAGCAGGCCGTCAGGGACTACCTGAGGACACTGGTGTCCGACGCCGGTCTGCCGGCGGACACCGCCGACCCTCTCCATCTGCTCGCCGAGGGCGCGATGACCACCGCCGCGATCTTCGGCTCCCCGGAGCCCGCGCTGCAGGCGAAGAAGGCCGCGGCCCGGCTGCTCGACGCGGCGCGCTGA
- a CDS encoding tyrosine-type recombinase/integrase, which translates to MREDANTALAEAGADVSVPEKVTLHSLRDFYATTLITKRENVKTVQVRLGHSKPSITLDKYVGFWPTDEDTTAAAIESVPGGPEQGADLKPSALVVPSQSALGSRAPS; encoded by the coding sequence ATGCGGGAGGACGCCAATACAGCGCTGGCGGAGGCCGGGGCAGACGTGAGTGTCCCGGAGAAGGTGACGTTGCACTCTCTCCGGGACTTCTACGCAACGACGTTGATCACCAAGCGGGAGAACGTGAAGACGGTTCAGGTCCGGCTCGGGCACTCCAAGCCGTCAATCACTCTGGACAAGTACGTCGGCTTCTGGCCGACCGACGAGGACACCACAGCGGCCGCTATTGAGTCGGTTCCCGGAGGGCCGGAACAGGGGGCCGATCTGAAGCCGAGTGCCCTCGTTGTGCCCTCACAGTCCGCACTAGGAAGCCGAGCCCCATCATGA
- a CDS encoding SDR family NAD(P)-dependent oxidoreductase translates to MRQSLTIVTGGSRGIGAAVCVRLAADGHDVVVGYRSDAAAAQAVAEAVRKAGRTSLPVQVDTADERSVARLFDSAAALGTVTGLVNNAGISGPNGRLADADAAGMRHALDVNVLGYLLCCRRAVRDMSASGGGAIVNISSAAATLGSPGQYVHYAATKAAVDAMTVGLSKEVAGDGIRVNCVAPGVIRTEFHEDPQRPAKVAPAIPLGRAGQPQEIAGAVAWLLSADASYATGAVLRVAGGM, encoded by the coding sequence GTGCGCCAGTCCCTCACCATCGTCACCGGTGGCAGCCGCGGTATCGGCGCCGCTGTCTGCGTGCGCCTGGCCGCCGACGGCCACGATGTCGTGGTCGGATACCGTTCCGACGCGGCTGCCGCGCAGGCCGTGGCCGAGGCTGTCCGGAAGGCGGGCCGCACATCGCTCCCCGTGCAGGTGGACACCGCCGACGAGCGGTCGGTCGCCCGGCTGTTCGACAGCGCCGCCGCGCTCGGCACCGTGACCGGACTGGTCAACAACGCGGGAATCAGCGGCCCCAACGGCCGCCTCGCCGACGCGGACGCTGCCGGGATGCGCCACGCTCTGGACGTCAATGTGCTGGGGTATCTGCTCTGTTGCCGCCGTGCGGTCCGCGACATGAGCGCGTCCGGCGGCGGGGCGATCGTCAACATCTCCTCCGCGGCGGCCACCCTCGGCAGCCCCGGCCAGTACGTGCACTACGCCGCCACCAAGGCCGCCGTGGACGCGATGACGGTCGGGCTGTCCAAGGAGGTCGCAGGTGACGGGATCCGGGTCAACTGCGTGGCCCCGGGCGTCATCCGGACCGAGTTCCACGAGGATCCGCAGCGCCCGGCCAAGGTCGCGCCCGCCATTCCGCTGGGCCGGGCGGGGCAGCCGCAGGAGATCGCCGGGGCGGTGGCCTGGTTGCTGTCCGCCGATGCGTCGTACGCCACCGGGGCCGTCCTGCGGGTGGCGGGCGGCATGTAG
- a CDS encoding RNA polymerase sigma factor codes for MTEFTRIGKSGYHRRSTKAGPPAATRRPPFDPPRKPELGKALTEKVIRRIAPSSLGPTIERARTGDSQAFAGLYSCYYHEVFRFVLVRVTDRHLAEDITSETFLRAFGAMERYAPTGADVGAWFITIARNLIIDHFRSSRVRREVLIGDARAQDTVTAPSAEEQALEMIRHEPLRSALAALPAHHRKTILLQYWAGWPNERIAREMDGRTTGAVKALRRRAFLRLRTSLRREAMAQ; via the coding sequence TTGACGGAATTCACCCGGATCGGTAAATCCGGCTACCACCGGAGATCCACGAAAGCGGGGCCGCCGGCTGCAACCCGGCGACCCCCGTTCGACCCACCCCGCAAGCCAGAATTGGGGAAGGCCTTGACAGAAAAGGTTATCCGAAGAATCGCACCTTCATCACTTGGTCCGACGATCGAGCGAGCCCGCACCGGCGACAGTCAGGCATTCGCCGGCCTGTACAGCTGTTACTACCATGAGGTATTCCGCTTTGTACTGGTACGGGTCACCGATCGCCATCTGGCCGAGGACATCACAAGCGAAACGTTCCTGCGTGCCTTCGGGGCGATGGAACGTTACGCCCCGACCGGGGCCGATGTCGGCGCCTGGTTCATCACGATCGCCCGCAATCTGATCATCGACCACTTCCGGTCCTCGCGGGTGCGACGGGAAGTGCTCATCGGTGACGCCAGAGCCCAGGACACCGTCACCGCACCGTCGGCGGAGGAACAGGCCCTGGAGATGATCCGGCACGAGCCGCTGCGGTCCGCGCTGGCCGCCCTGCCGGCCCATCACCGCAAGACGATCCTGCTCCAGTACTGGGCGGGCTGGCCCAATGAACGCATCGCACGGGAGATGGACGGACGCACCACGGGAGCCGTGAAGGCGTTGCGGCGCCGCGCGTTCCTCCGTCTGCGCACCTCGCTGAGGCGGGAGGCCATGGCGCAATGA
- a CDS encoding SpoIIE family protein phosphatase has protein sequence MAGRYGRPRSVLRMRTVAGQVFLLQVAIVVLLVAAAMAALVLQSRADSEREATNRSVAVAETFANSPGIEEALESPDPTAVLQPKAEAARKKSGVDFIVVLNTDGIRYTHPLPDRIGKQFVGNLEPALHGQVVTEKITGTIGPLVQAVVPVTGSNGKVVGIVSAGITIANVSGVVEDQFPLLFGAAAGVLLLATGGTALVTGRLRRQTHGLGPVEMTRMYEHHDAVLHAVREGVLIVGEDGDVLLANDEARRLLDLPPDVEGSPVAELGLDPLTTRLLSSGRNATDEVYPVGDRLLAVNQRSTDKDGGPPGSVATLRDTTELRALTGRADVARGRLKLLYDAGTEIGTTLDVVRTCEELTEFASSRFADFATVDLSEAVLNGEEPTATGADTGMRRTAFTGAGDTALYPLGHLIRFVPTTRMGTGLRRGEAVLEADLRSLSGWQEQDPVRAAKLVEYGLHSMIAVPLRARGVILGVAMFWRAQRPEPFEAEDLSLAEELVARAAVSIDNARRYSREHTMAVTLQRSLLPRGLPQQDALDVASRYRPALAGLGGLGGVGGDWFDIIPLPGARVALVVGDVVGHGLHAAATMGRLRTAVHNFSSLDLPPDELLGHLDELVARIDQDETGEGAEAGVTGATCIYVIYDPVTGHCSMARAGHHQPVIVRPDGTAEFADVPGAPPLGLGSLPFETLEVQLPEGSRLVLYTDGLVEDRDREIDEGLELLRRTLAENAHRSPDQTCEAVLRALLPESPRDDIALLVGSTRILDARRVAEWEVPSDPAAVARVRAAVTRTLDEWGVGEEAFTTELILSELVTNAIRYANGPIGVRLVRGRALICEVSDHSSTSPHLRQAAITDEGGRGLFLVAQFADRWGTRYTADGKVIWTEQPLPAESRPRPADLTGG, from the coding sequence ATGGCCGGACGCTACGGCCGCCCGCGCTCGGTTCTGAGAATGCGAACTGTCGCAGGCCAGGTCTTTCTCCTGCAGGTGGCGATCGTGGTGTTGCTCGTCGCCGCCGCCATGGCCGCTCTCGTCCTCCAGTCCCGCGCGGACAGCGAACGCGAGGCCACCAACCGTTCGGTCGCCGTGGCGGAAACGTTCGCGAATTCACCCGGTATCGAAGAGGCACTGGAAAGCCCCGATCCGACGGCCGTTCTGCAGCCCAAGGCAGAGGCGGCCCGTAAGAAGTCCGGGGTCGACTTCATCGTCGTGCTGAACACGGACGGCATCCGCTACACCCATCCCCTTCCCGACCGGATCGGGAAGCAGTTCGTCGGCAATCTCGAACCGGCCCTGCACGGCCAGGTGGTCACCGAGAAGATCACGGGGACGATCGGGCCGCTCGTGCAGGCTGTCGTGCCCGTCACGGGCAGTAACGGCAAGGTGGTCGGCATTGTGTCGGCGGGCATCACCATCGCCAACGTCAGCGGTGTCGTCGAGGACCAGTTCCCGCTGCTGTTCGGCGCCGCCGCCGGCGTGCTGCTCCTCGCCACCGGCGGGACCGCACTGGTGACCGGCCGCCTGCGGCGGCAGACGCACGGTCTCGGACCGGTCGAGATGACCCGCATGTACGAGCACCACGACGCGGTGCTGCACGCCGTGCGCGAGGGGGTGCTCATCGTCGGCGAGGACGGCGATGTGCTGCTCGCCAACGACGAGGCGCGCCGCCTGCTCGATCTGCCGCCGGACGTGGAGGGCTCCCCGGTCGCGGAGCTGGGCCTCGACCCGCTCACGACCCGGCTGCTGTCCTCGGGCAGGAACGCGACCGACGAGGTGTATCCGGTCGGGGACCGGCTGCTCGCCGTCAACCAGCGCTCGACGGACAAGGACGGCGGACCGCCGGGCAGTGTCGCGACGCTGCGCGACACCACCGAACTGCGTGCGCTCACCGGCCGGGCCGATGTGGCGCGCGGCCGTCTGAAGCTGCTGTACGACGCGGGCACGGAGATCGGCACGACCCTCGATGTAGTGCGCACCTGCGAGGAGCTGACCGAGTTCGCGTCGTCGCGGTTCGCCGACTTCGCCACCGTGGATCTGTCGGAGGCGGTCCTCAACGGCGAGGAGCCGACCGCCACGGGTGCGGACACCGGCATGCGACGAACGGCGTTCACCGGTGCCGGGGACACCGCGCTCTATCCGCTCGGCCACCTGATCCGATTCGTCCCGACCACGCGTATGGGGACCGGCCTGCGCCGGGGCGAGGCGGTGCTCGAGGCGGATCTGCGGTCGCTCTCCGGGTGGCAGGAGCAGGATCCGGTGCGGGCGGCCAAGCTGGTCGAGTACGGCCTCCACTCGATGATCGCGGTCCCGCTGCGGGCCCGCGGCGTCATTCTGGGCGTCGCGATGTTCTGGCGCGCCCAGCGGCCCGAGCCCTTCGAGGCGGAGGATCTGTCACTCGCCGAGGAACTGGTGGCCAGGGCTGCGGTGAGCATCGACAACGCGCGCCGCTACTCGCGCGAGCACACGATGGCGGTGACGCTGCAGCGCAGCCTGCTGCCGCGCGGTCTGCCGCAGCAGGACGCCCTGGACGTCGCCTCCCGCTACCGGCCGGCGCTGGCCGGCCTCGGCGGCCTCGGCGGTGTGGGCGGGGACTGGTTCGACATCATCCCGCTGCCGGGCGCCCGGGTGGCGCTCGTGGTCGGCGACGTCGTGGGCCATGGGCTGCATGCCGCGGCCACGATGGGACGGCTGCGCACAGCGGTTCACAACTTCTCCAGTCTGGACCTGCCGCCGGACGAACTGCTCGGGCATCTCGACGAGTTGGTGGCACGGATCGACCAGGACGAGACCGGGGAGGGCGCGGAGGCCGGTGTCACCGGCGCGACCTGTATCTATGTCATCTACGACCCGGTCACCGGGCACTGCAGCATGGCGCGGGCCGGCCATCATCAGCCGGTGATCGTCCGTCCGGACGGCACGGCCGAGTTCGCCGATGTGCCCGGCGCCCCGCCGCTGGGTCTGGGGAGCCTGCCGTTCGAAACTCTGGAGGTGCAGCTGCCCGAGGGCAGCCGACTGGTGCTGTACACGGACGGGCTGGTCGAGGACCGGGACCGTGAGATCGACGAGGGCCTCGAGCTGCTGCGCCGTACGCTGGCCGAGAACGCGCACCGCTCACCCGATCAGACCTGCGAGGCGGTGCTGCGCGCGCTGCTGCCCGAATCTCCGCGCGACGACATCGCTCTGCTGGTGGGCAGTACGCGCATCCTGGACGCGCGACGGGTCGCCGAGTGGGAGGTGCCGTCCGACCCGGCGGCCGTGGCGCGGGTGCGTGCGGCGGTGACCCGCACGCTGGACGAGTGGGGTGTGGGCGAGGAGGCGTTCACCACCGAGCTGATTCTCAGCGAGCTGGTCACCAACGCCATCCGGTACGCCAACGGGCCGATCGGCGTACGGCTCGTCCGTGGACGTGCACTGATCTGCGAGGTCTCGGACCACAGCAGTACCTCGCCCCACCTGCGGCAGGCGGCCATCACGGACGAGGGGGGCCGCGGCCTTTTCCTGGTGGCGCAGTTCGCGGATCGCTGGGGGACGAGGTACACGGCCGACGGCAAGGTGATCTGGACCGAGCAGCCGCTGCCCGCCGAGAGCCGGCCTCGGCCTGCGGACCTCACCGGCGGCTGA
- a CDS encoding amino acid permease — MTATAPSGVRPGPAGTGPEGDAADSAELAGFGYQQELRRRMGRYASFAAGFSFISVLTTVFQFFALGYSFGGPAFFWTWPVVLAGQLLVAACFAELAARYPIAGAIYQWSTRLSTPAFGWYAGWLMVIGRIVVVGAAALALQAVLPAIWSGFQLVGGDPSPTSASGAANAALLGLILLVVTTLVNVLDNRVLTVVNTIGVTAEIVGVGLIVTLLLTHSDRTPGITLHTGEAGGAIGALLIGSFTAAYVLIGFESASEMSEETVNPRRTAPRTTFSALTTSGVCGGLLLLGGLLAAPSLTDGRLATEGLSYVLTSTLGDGVGKVLLADVVLAICAATLAIQTSATRMLYSMARDRQMPCSAMLAKVPRRTGMPAAAAVAVGVLAALLLLLNFLSPEALLAIGTTCIAMVYLAYAMVTGPMLVRRLRGQWGEPGPDEKDETGRPLFSLGRWGLPVNAVALAYGLLMTVNLAWPRQAVYDPSGGHWYFQWFTVLFLLVMMGLGFLVRTVRAQRGHSASDRPPVPALREPTQ, encoded by the coding sequence ATGACCGCCACCGCTCCCAGCGGCGTACGACCCGGGCCGGCCGGAACCGGCCCGGAGGGTGACGCCGCCGACTCCGCCGAACTCGCAGGATTCGGGTACCAGCAGGAACTGCGCCGCCGGATGGGCCGCTACGCCTCCTTCGCCGCCGGATTCTCCTTCATCTCCGTCCTCACGACCGTCTTCCAGTTCTTCGCCCTCGGCTACTCGTTCGGCGGCCCGGCCTTCTTCTGGACCTGGCCCGTCGTCCTCGCGGGACAGCTGCTGGTCGCCGCCTGCTTCGCCGAACTCGCCGCCCGCTATCCCATCGCCGGCGCGATCTACCAGTGGTCGACCAGGCTCAGCACCCCGGCCTTCGGCTGGTACGCGGGCTGGCTCATGGTGATCGGCAGGATCGTCGTGGTCGGCGCAGCGGCACTCGCGCTGCAGGCCGTGCTGCCCGCCATATGGTCCGGCTTCCAGCTGGTCGGCGGCGATCCGTCGCCGACGTCCGCGAGCGGCGCCGCGAACGCCGCGCTGCTCGGTCTGATACTGCTCGTCGTCACCACGCTCGTGAACGTGCTCGACAACCGGGTGCTGACCGTCGTCAACACCATCGGGGTGACCGCGGAGATCGTGGGTGTCGGTCTGATCGTGACCCTGCTCCTCACCCATTCCGACCGCACCCCCGGCATCACGTTGCACACCGGAGAGGCGGGCGGCGCGATCGGTGCCCTGCTCATCGGCTCCTTCACGGCCGCCTACGTCCTGATCGGCTTCGAGAGCGCGAGCGAGATGAGCGAGGAGACGGTCAACCCCCGGCGGACCGCGCCGCGTACGACCTTCAGCGCGCTCACCACCTCCGGAGTGTGCGGCGGGCTGCTGCTGCTCGGCGGCCTGCTCGCGGCGCCGAGCCTCACCGACGGTCGGCTCGCCACGGAAGGCCTCTCGTACGTCCTGACGAGCACGCTCGGCGACGGCGTCGGCAAGGTGCTGCTCGCCGATGTCGTCCTGGCGATCTGCGCGGCCACCCTCGCCATCCAGACATCGGCCACCCGCATGCTGTACTCCATGGCGCGCGACCGCCAGATGCCCTGTTCGGCGATGCTCGCCAAGGTGCCCCGCCGTACCGGGATGCCGGCCGCGGCGGCCGTCGCGGTCGGGGTGCTCGCCGCGCTGCTCCTGCTGCTCAACTTCCTCTCCCCGGAAGCCCTGCTGGCCATCGGCACCACCTGTATCGCGATGGTCTACCTGGCCTATGCGATGGTCACGGGCCCGATGCTCGTGCGACGGCTGCGCGGACAGTGGGGCGAGCCCGGTCCGGACGAGAAGGACGAGACGGGCCGGCCGCTGTTCTCGCTGGGGCGGTGGGGCCTGCCGGTCAACGCCGTGGCGCTCGCGTACGGCCTGCTCATGACAGTCAACCTGGCCTGGCCCCGGCAGGCGGTGTACGACCCGTCGGGCGGTCACTGGTACTTCCAGTGGTTCACCGTTCTGTTCTTGCTGGTCATGATGGGGCTCGGCTTCCTAGTGCGGACTGTGAGGGCACAACGAGGGCACTCGGCTTCAGATCGGCCCCCTGTTCCGGCCCTCCGGGAACCGACTCAATAG